The window TTGCTATTCAAGAGATTAAGAACTACCCCCAACATCTTCATCGTTTTGGCATCCATTGCCAACGCTGGCGCGAGCATCGCGTCTATGATTGGATATGATGGCTTGGACAAAGGAGAGGAGTCAACTCTCTGCCAGGGACAAGGCTTCATCTTCGAGTGGTGGGTTATAACTTTTGCAATCTTGACACGCATAGGTAGGACGATTAACAAATTTCGTGACATATAGGTTCATGCAATCTGATCCATGGTGGTCATTCGCCATGGCTTTCAACGTCTTCCTCGTTTTCTTCAACAATGCCAACCCGGCCGTCTTTCGAAAGCGCATCTGGATCTACTGTATTATCTGTTTTGGCGGCCCCTTGGTTCCTGCCATAGTCTTGGTCTCTATCCATGACGATGCAAAGGGCCCCGTCTTTGGAAATGCAGCGGTATGGTGTCCAGATCCAACTGACCGCCCGTAGATGCTGATATATCACTAGCTTTGGTGTTGGATTGATTCAAACTGGAGCTTGGTCCGCCTTTATGCATATTATATCCCTATATGGATCTGCATTTTTGGATCCATCTTGATCTACGTCGCTGTAGGATATCATGTATTCCACCACCGCAACCGCTTACGAAAATTCACAATGCCGATtacaagaaaaaggaaaacgaGCAACTTGCGTGCAGCTAGTGCAGCCGGAGACTCTGTCGAAAAGGTACACATCCTCGCTCTACACCACCCTTTTGCTGTTGCGGGATATACATGCTAATCCTTTCTCTAGAGCCTCACACGAAGGCCAGATCACTATGGCACCGCCACTACTGAAGTCCAGATCACGTCCATTACCCCCGAGAATTCTTATTCGGGCTTACCTGCGATTCCTCCAGCTGTATATGCGCATGGGCCTACAATTGTGTCATACGGCCAATCCTGGATGCCGATAAAAGGAGGGGGCTATTATTCTCCAGGTGTAGAACGAAAAACGCCTCAACAGAATGCAACTATATCTGCTACGCAATCAAGGGAGCCAAATACATTTTTGTCACGTTTGCGACGCGTAAAATCGAATGCATCTCTCAAATTGAAACGATTGGATCCGATCAAAATGGCCTATCTACGCACAAGTTTCATATTTGGATTTGCGATTCTGATTACCTGGATCCCAAGCTCTGTCAACCGACTTTACAGCCTCACATACCATGGCCGCGTCAATTTTCAGCTCAGTGTCGCCAGCGGTTGCGTGCTGCCTCTACAGGGAGTCTGGAACGCCTTGATCTACTTCACCACGAGTTAGAGCACCGTTCGTGAAGAGCTAAAGGCTTTGAAAGCGAAAGTATGGACAGAATGGCATCGAGATTATCACAGCGCCATGCAGATGAGCGACAGATTAGACCCTATGGCTTATGGTAACAGAAACACAATCGAGTTGCCCATAATTTCACGAAGTAAGGTCTCGCGAGTTTACGATAGTGACGAGGTAGAGTTGTCGGAGCAACTTCATAGAAGCGGATCCATCTAGTCTTAGAAGGAAGGAAACGCTCTAGGCTATGAAAGGAGATACTTATCGACGTATATGTAATGTATTACTGCTAATTATTTCGCAAGTCGCTACCATAGTGGATGTTGATGTTTGTGCGAAGAGTCTCTCTACTCAGATTTAGCAGATTTGATGATGGCAGAATATCATTCATATTCAGGCTTTCTAGTTTCTCGTTCTTAATTGTACTTGGCATATAAATCTTCGCCCTCTGCAGCATCGACACCATCGCGAATTGCAGCAGTAACAGCTTCATCGATGTCAACATTGCCCTCCACCAGATCCAACCAGCCACTCTTGACCCCCTCAGCTGCAAGTACCCTGTCTATAACGTACGCCACCGACTCTCTGGAGATATTTCCCATAACCTTCTCGGTTTTACCCAGCTCGACCTTTCCCACGGGGCCATCTGTCAATGCGCCGGCACGCAGGTCGATGCCCACCAAAGTCGGGCTTGTCTTGGAAACCTCGTACAGGACCTCGTCGGCGGGGAGCTTAGCCTGGTAGTACGTGGCCAGCGGGCCGTTGTTGACCTTTTGGTTATACTCTTCCCATTCGCTAGCGGTCCACCAGGGGGCACCTTTGCGGCGGGAGCCGTTGTAGGAGACGAGAAGGAAGCGGCTGATGGAAggcttggcggcggcggcgttgaTGAAGTGGATGGCGGCGTCGCGGTCGATGCGGAATGTGCCTTCGGCGCCGTACTTACCCCCAGCACCTGTGTTTAGATGGCATTGTTGGTTAGTATGGGTGAGAAGTGTCCAaatttgctctctctctctctctctatatatatatatatatgcacgTACCAGCGCTCCAAGTAACGTAATCGGCGTTGACTTCGTCCAAGATGCTCGCTGCCTTTTCCTGCGTGTCGACGCCTTCGATGCTGCGCACGAGCACGTTGAGTTTGCCTGGGAGCCCGGCGCCGAGCTTCTCGACGGTTGGGACTTGTTCCTCTTTGCGGATGACGCTGGTTACGACCCAGGAGCgcttgaggaggaggggggtcAGGAGCTGGGCGATTTTGCCGTGGCcgccgaggatgaggacgtgGCGAGGTGAAGCCATTTTGGAGCTCTATGATGATGAACAACTAATTGGAGGGATTGGGTGGACAAGGAAAGCGACGTTGtattttctgtttctcaGCTAGAATTGTTCAAACGGCATTAATGTAGATGTTATATCTTCCAGGGCCAACGCTCCAGGTCGCATTCCGAATGGGATCACACAAGAGACATATGACGACACTGATGGCTTCATTTTCGGGGTTAGTGCGGGGGCGGGGCGTTGGAGAATTTAAAGTTGCCGTGCGCATCCCGGGTGAGATTAGAAATAGATAGGAACCTGACATATTAACGCCGAAGGGGAGAGGCTGAGGTGATTGATGGAGGATGTCAAAGCCTTGGTACTATTTGACCGAGGTATAAAAAAGACTCGGGGTATTTTGGAGAGGAAGCGGGCTTGAAACTGCCGGTGGCAATATGCAGTTGTAGAGTATGGACGGAGTGCTTGGCCATTGGTCTTTGATAGGGATTAAAATTGCTGTGAAATAAAATTGCCTTGCAAGGCCACCCTGAAACAGATGAGGCTCTTGGGCCTTTGGGGGGggattaaaaatgctgtgaacaCCAACCCACAGTAGTTGCAGTTGACATCGACACGCAAGCACTAGTACAGTAGTATTTTGTGGGGGCTAGAGAGTacaactactactagtaaatGCCTTGAGAGGatttaaaaatgctgtgaagggAAATGTCAAATTTCGGGACTACGACGGAAATATAGATATAAGATTCGAAGgagttaaaaatgctgtgaatgGCCTATATGCTGGCACATATAGGATATAGCATACTTTGTACCAGTGCTACATGCGCGGGAATTGGGCAAAAAGACGGCTTTAGGGAGAGCtgaaaatgctgtgaagtcAGAAAAATTCCACTTTTTGGTGAGAACCATTCACAGTTGTTGCAAAATTGCCACGAAGTCAGTCACTGCATTTAAAACAATATGCCTCGTTGTACTTAATGTAAGACCCATGCCTTACATCGGGGGaggttaaaaatgctgtgaacgGTCCTGAGACCCAGGCCAACCTAGATCGTCTTATGTCAGCACGCAGCCTCTGATCTCAGCGGCACTCTGACACAAAGGAGCTCTGTTTGAAG is drawn from Trichoderma asperellum chromosome 4, complete sequence and contains these coding sequences:
- a CDS encoding uncharacterized protein (EggNog:ENOG41~TransMembrane:7 (o29-46i55-75o103-120i129-150o178-203i347-364o384-404i)), translated to MHLPPNDTSGSELSPREIEILVTIERTGAGLSMVAITLTLLSFLLFKRLRTTPNIFIVLASIANAGASIASMIGYDGLDKGEESTLCQGQGFIFEWFMQSDPWWSFAMAFNVFLVFFNNANPAVFRKRIWIYCIICFGGPLVPAIVLVSIHDDAKGPVFGNAALWCWIDSNWSLVRLYAYYIPIWICIFGSILIYVAVGYHVFHHRNRLRKFTMPITRKRKTSNLRAASAAGDSVEKSLTRRPDHYGTATTEVQITSITPENSYSGLPAIPPAVYAHGPTIVSYGQSWMPIKGGGYYSPGVERKTPQQNATISATQSREPNTFLSRLRRVKSNASLKLKRLDPIKMAYLRTSFIFGFAILITWIPSSVNRLYSLTYHGRVNFQLSVASGCVLPLQGVWNALIYFTTS
- a CDS encoding uncharacterized protein (EggNog:ENOG41) — translated: MASPRHVLILGGHGKIAQLLTPLLLKRSWVVTSVIRKEEQVPTVEKLGAGLPGKLNVLVRSIEGVDTQEKAASILDEVNADYVTWSAGAGGKYGAEGTFRIDRDAAIHFINAAAAKPSISRFLLVSYNGSRRKGAPWWTASEWEEYNQKVNNGPLATYYQAKLPADEVLYEVSKTSPTLVGIDLRAGALTDGPVGKVELGKTEKVMGNISRESVAYVIDRVLAAEGVKSGWLDLVEGNVDIDEAVTAAIRDGVDAAEGEDLYAKYN